The segment CTTGGCAAAATCGATCAGTTCCTCAAAGGTGTCGGGCGGTTCCTTCATCAATGCCTTGTTGTAAAGAAGGGCGATGCTCTCCGTGTTGCGGGGCAGGCCGTAGAGTTTGCCGTCATACTGCATGGCCTGAATGGTGGATTCGTTGAACTGATCCGTCACCTTCTCCTCCACCTCGATGGGTTGGATCAGGCCTTTGATCACCGCCTCCCCGATCCGGTCGTGAGGCCAGGTGACCACATCGGGTCCTTTGCCGTTGGGGCCGTCCAGTGTCAGCTTCTCCTGCTGTTTCAAGATGTCCACATCGACCACTTTCACCTGGATGCCCGTCTTCTTTTCATACTCCTTCGCCATCTTGCGGGTATGTTTCAGATGATTGGCATCCTTGTTCTCCCAGATCACCAACTGTTTCGGTTTCTCTCCCTTGCCCGCCTCTGTTCCGGCGGTGCCGCCCTCCCGCTGGGGACCGCAACCCGCCAACAGACCGGCGGTCACCACTCCCGCCAGGGACAGTGACAACCACTTTTTCCACTTCATCCCGTTCAACCCCCTCTTCAAGATGTGCAATCGTTTGCGCAAATGAGATAAAAAAAAGCAGACTTTCTCCTTAAACATATGGCAAATCGTTTGCACTATATTATATTTCACCCTCCCTCCCGATTTTCCTCCCCAGGAAACAAAAAAATTCCCGGGACCCGGGCTCACCGGCATGTTCTCCTTCCGTCAACCCGGGTGATCCCTTCAATGGCGGACAGGATCCGTGCCCGGGTGGGCTTGTCCTGCTTGGATAGGAATTTCACTGCCTGCCGCTTGAGGACTGTCCTATAAGCCAAGCTCACGCTTCGCTTCCTCCAGGGAGACATACCCCTCGTCACCGTCCATCTGTTCCTGCTCTTCATTATTCAGAGGGATATCCTCCGGCTCGGATTGGCGGGCTTTCTCGTAGAGGGATTTAATCAAGTCCTGTTTATCGATCTTCCGGATCAGCACTTCATCTTCTCCGGCCACAAACAGTAATTGCTCGCCTTGTTTCAGATTCAACTTCTTCCGGATTTCGCGAGGGATTGTGATTTGACCCTTCGATGTCATGGTACCGATTCCGACAGGATTCTTCATGGTTTTCTATCCTCCATCGGTAATTAGCAAGAAATGTAATTAGCTTCTTAAAAAACCATCGTATCATGGAAGGAACCGGCAATCAAACCTCAGATTCCTCGGCCGTTCCGCATCCTCATCTTCCGCCCATCATCGATTTCCAACTATTCCGTTACAGGGGCCAGCCCAAAGATAGACAACCGCCCCCGGTCCATGCCGTGGGGCGGTTTCTCCCTTCTTCATTCCTCCCGGAAGGCTCTCCTTTCCTTCGGTCCCGCGATCCCGTGCAGGAGGACATCGGCCATCCAGGCCAGTTCCTCCTCTTCCTTCCCTTGCACCAGCAATTCCGGCACCAGGTTTTTGGTCAGAATGTAGCCTCCCCCGATGGAGACCAGACTGCGGGCGATGACGTGGGTGGGCAGGTCATCCCGCAGCCGTCCCTCCCGCTTCCACTCTTCAATCCGTTCCGATATCACTTGATAGAAAGCCCGGGCCACATGTTCTTGCAAAGCCACGCGCAATTCCGGCTGAAACAGGCTTTCCACCAGGATGATCTTCACCCGTTTCCAGTTGCGCTCCATCAGATCCACCCGATCGGCATATATCTCCCGCATCAACTCCTCCAGGGGCTTCTCCTGATCCAGGATCTTCAGAACCGGACGCAGCAGGTAGGGTGTGGCCACCCGGGAGATGGCGGGGATCACCAGATGCAGAAGCAATCCTTTCTTGGAGCGGTAATGCTTGAAAATCGTCGCCTCCGCCACCCCGGCTTTTTCGGCGATGGCATAGGTGGAGGTTCCTTCAAATCCCCGTTCCGAAAAAATATGCAGGGCTGCTTCCAGAATCCGTTTCTGTTTTTCTGTTTCCTTATCTTTTTTATCCAGGTTGAGTCCGTACTCATCGGCGACGAGCCGGATCCATTCCTCCCATGTCTTATCTGGTTCCGTCACGTGGCGACTCCTCTCCGATCATATGAATAAAGATCTCTTCCAGGGCGGGGCGCTCCCTGTCGAGGGATGATTGATTGCGACTGCGCAATTGGGCAACGGTACCTTCCATGATCAACCGGCCCCGGCTCATCATCGCCACCCGGTCACACCGTTCCGCTTCGTCCATGTAATGGGTGGTCACCAATACCGTCATCCCCTCTGCCGCCATCCCGTAGAGCAGGTCCCAGAAACCCCGCCGGGTGATGGGGTCCACTCCGCTGGTCGGTTCGTCCAGGATCAAGAGAGAGGGGGAATGGACCGTGGCCGAGGCAAAGGCAACCTTCTGCTTCCATCCCCCGGGCAGGGAACTCACCTGCTCCCGCCGGATCTCCCACAATCCGAAACGATCCATCCTCTCTTCCACCTGTCGGTGGACCGAATCCACTGTGTAGACCCCGGCAAAAAAACGAAGGTTCTCCTCCACGGTCAGATCGGGATAGAGAGAAAACTTCTGGGACATATAGCCAAGCCGGTCCCGGATGGCCTTCCGCTCCTTGAGCATATCATAACCCAACACGGTCCCCTTGCCCTTGGTGGGCGGAAGAATTCCGCAGATCATCCGGATCAGGGTGGTTTTTCCCGCTCCGTTGGCACCGATCAGGCCGCAGATCTCCCCTTTGTCCACCTCCAGGTGGACCCCGTCGACGGCAGTGAAGCTCCCGAAGCGCTTGGTCAGGGATTCCAGCCGGATCACCATGGTTCTTCCCCCTCTCCATCCTCCATCAGATACCGGGTGAACACATCCTCCCAACTGGGAGACTCCTCTCCCACCGCTCCCGTCCCCTCTTCCCGTGCCCATTTCTCCAACATCCCTCGGACAGCCTCCGCCTCCCTGGTCCAGACCACCAGGTCCGTCCCCCGGGAATACGCTTCCGCCACCGTCGACTCTCGACGGAGGCGCGGCAGCCATTTTCCCCGCACGCCTCCTGCATCGTGAACCACCCACACCCGGTAGGGAAAAGAGTGCCGGTACACATGGGGCTCTTCATCGGCGAGGAGCCGCCCCCGGTAGAGGAGCATCACCCGGTCGCAGTGGCGCGCTTCATCCAGATACTGTGTCGACACCAGGACACGGGTCCCTTCCCGGGCCACCCCTTGGATCAATCGCCACACTTCCCGCCGGGACAGAGGATCCACCCCGTTGGTGGGTTCATCCAACAGGAGCAGATCGGGACGGTGCATCACCGCGGCGGCGATGGCCAGCTTTTGCTTCATCCCGCCGGAGAGGGAACCGGCCCTCCGGTCTGCAAACCGGTCCAGGTCGGTCCAGCGGAGAAGCTCATCGATGCGCTTTTGCCTCACTTCCCGGTCCAATCCGTTCAACTGTCCGTAAAAGTGCAAGTTCTCCGCCACGCCCATCTCCTCATACATGGCAAAGGTCTCCGGGACATATCCGAGCCGAATCCTTTTCTCCCGCAGAATCTTTCCCTCTGTGGGTGCCAGCAGACCTGCCGCCAGTTTGATCAGCGTCGTCTTCCCGGCGCCGTCGGGACCGATCAGGCCGTGAATCCGGGCTTCTCCCAGGGTGAGGCCGATTTCCTTGAGGGCGGTTTTTTCCCCGTAACGTTGGGTCACTTCCTGCAAGCGGATCATGTACCTTCCCCCTTATCCCAGGTTGCGGCGGAAGCGGAGGGCGGCCACCCCGAGGAACAGGACGGCATAGACCGCCAGCACCGACACTTCCATCGTATAGTCGAAGGGGTTGGCCCCTTTGAGAAAGACATCCCGGCTCACCGGCAGGAAGTAGGTGAGCGGCATCAACCAGGAGATCCAACGGATTCCCCAGGGCATCGCTTCCAAGGGAAAGATAAAACCGGACAGAATGATCTGTGGCACCAGGGTGAGCACCGCCAACTGCATCGCCTGCTGCTGGTTTTGCGACACGGACGACACCAACAGCCCCATCCCCAAGGATCCCAACAGGAAGAGAAGGGAGACCACCAGGAAGGGCAGCACTTCTCCCCTGAAGGGAACGTCAAACAGTTGAATTCCCACAGCGAATACCAACAGGAAATCCACCACCGCGATCAGAAAGTAAGGGATCAGTTTCCCCACCATCAGCTCAAAGGAGCGCAAGGGGGTGACCACCAACTGCTCCAGGGTGCCCCGCTCCTTCTCCCGGACGATCCCCAGAGCGGTCATCAGTGTGGTGATGAAGATCAAAACCAGGCCCACCAGCCCGGGGATCATATAATTGACGCTCCGGATGTCCGGATTGTAAAGAACCTCCACCTCCGGCTTCATCCGCTCCGGATCGGGGAATTGTTCCTTGATTTTCTCAACCCGCTCCTCCATGCTTTCCTTCGCCTGCCGTTCCATTCCCTTCGCCCACTCGTTTTGGAAGCGCTCCAGCGCCTGGGGCGGCATCATTCGCTCCAATTGGGCCCACATGGGAGTTTGGGACAGGTCGATGGCAGGGGTGGCCCCTTTCTGCAAACTTTGCTCCAACTCTTCCTGTAACCGGTTCATGTTCCCCTTTTGCACATCCAGCAGAAATTCATTCACCTTGCGCAAAGAGGATTGGGCGGTGAACAGGCGGCTTCCGTCCACCTGCACCTGAAGCGTCTCCTCCTTTGCTCGCGGCAATCCGGTGTATCCCTGTGGGATCGTGATCACCACATCGGTGCTTCCCTGCTTCAAATCCTCCCTGCCCTCGCTCACGGTCACGATCCCTTCCAGCGAGAAATCCTTCTGGTTGCGGATCTGCCGGATCAGTTCCCGGCTGTCCCCGTTGTCGGCGTGATCCACCACGTCCACATGGATGGTCTCAATATCGAAATTGACCGCATAACCGAAGGCCACCAGCCACAGCACCGGCAGCAACACCATCATCGCCAGCGTCCGCCGATCCCGGCGCATCTGGATAAACTCCTTCCGAATCAAGGCGCCGATCCGTCTCCACATCTTCTCCGCCTCCCATTTGGAGTGAGTGATTACTCACTATCAATTTACGGCGGCACCCGATGCCCTGTCAATAAAAAAGTGAGTGATCACTCCCTTGGATTCCGGTTCTCGTGAAGGAAAAATCCCGACCGGCCGGTATAATGGAGATAACGGTTTCGGAAAAAGGATGGGGAGGTGAGCAGATGAGACCGATCCGGGTCATGGAGTACGTCAAAAAAGCGATGAAAGAACTGGGATACAGCGACCGGGAAATCCTGAAGGTCACTGAAAAAGTGATCCACCTGGCCATCGATGATATGGAACGGGAACAAGAGGAGGCCAGACAAAAACTGCTGGAAGTCGGCAGGAAACAAAGGGGAAACGAAAGTTCCGACCGTTGACCCTTTTGGAGAAGCGGAAGCGAACCGGGCTGGCCAGCGGACCCCTTCCACTTCTCCAGTTCGTTTGAACAGGCACCAACCTCTGGGTGATTCCTCATCCAACAACGGGATTTCCCTCTGTTTCGTCATAAGGATATACCCCGGGATCTTCCTGTCACAAATGATGATTTTTTTGATAGAGAGGTCTTCGGGGGAGAGATATGATATACTGTCCATAATTAGATGATTATTTAAATATCTAATTTAAAGGATGATGACGATGATCCAGATCAAAGACTTACAGAAATCCTTTGGCTCCCAAGTTGTCATCAATTCAATATCATTTGAAATTCAAAAGGGAGAGATTGTGGGGTTGCTCGGACCCAACGGCTCCGGGAAAACCACCTTGATCCGTCTCATGAACGGGATCATTCGTCCCGATGGGGGAACCATTGTGGTGAATGGCCTCACACCGGGGGAAGAAGGAGACCGGATCCGGGCCATGAGCGGTGTCCTGACGGAAGAAGCCGGGCTGTATGAAGACATGACCGGACTGGAGAACCTTCAGTTCTTTTCCTCCCTTCACGGGTTGGATCCCCAGGATGCCTCTATCGAAGACCTGTTGGAATCTTTTGGTCTGACCCCTCATCGCGACAAGAAAGTCCGCGGATACAGCACCGGCATGAAGAAACGGCTCAGTCTGGCTCGGGCCCTGCTCCATCGGCCTTCCCTCCTTTATCTCGACGAACCGACCAACGGCTTGGACCCTGAAGGGATCCGATTCGTCCTGGATTCCATCGTAAAACTGAATCGCCGGGAGGGCACGACCATTCTGATCAGTTCCCACATCCTGTATCAACTGGAGTCCGTCTGTGATCGATACTTGTTCATCGAAAACGGCGTTCTGATTGAGCAGGGAAGAAAAGCCGAACTGGAGGAGCGTCACCTCGGGGAAGTCCGATTGCGTGTGGAAACTCCCCTTTCCCCCCGTGAATCCAGCTTCGCAGGGTATCCATTCCAGCGGACGGGAGATCGGGAACTCCTCTTTACTTTACCGGACAAAAGCCGGATCCCGGAGCTTTTGAAATCTATTCTGAAAGAAGCCGACCTGTATACCGCCCACATCGAAAACCGCAATTTGGAAAGTTTGTACTTCACCATCAGGAGGGACTCCCATGAAGGAGAATAAAGCGATTTGGGCCATCACCCGCAAGGATATGAAAGCCGTCACCTCCAACATCCAAGTCTGGCTTCCGATGCTGGTGGTTCCGCTGATCCTGGGTGTGATCCTGCCCGTTGCCGCCGTCTGGGGAATCCGCATGTTCGGCCTGGAGAGAGCGGGAAACATCGGTTTCTTGCTTCAAACCCTCAACGATCTCCCCGAGGGAGCCCTCCGGGACCGGATGACGTCCCTTCACACCGTGGACCAAAAAGTCATCTGGTTCGGCGCCAACTATATGTTTGCTTCCCTGTTCCTGCTGATCCCTGTCATGGCCTCCAGTGTGATCGCAGCCAACAGTTTCGTCGGTGAGAAAGAACGGAAAACCATGGAGAGTCTGCTGTACACTCCGATCTCCACCACTTCGATCTTTATCGGCAAACTGCTCTCCGCCCTGATCCCGTCTCTGCTCATTTCCTTCGTAACCGCTCTGCTTTACGGTATCTTTATCAATCTGAGCGCATACCCGCTCTTCGGGGAATTGATTTTTCCCACTTGGAACTGGGTGTTACTGTTACTATGGGTGATCCCTCCGCTCAGCCTGGCCATCATCTTTCTCAATGTGTTCATTTCGGCAAAAGTGGATACCTTTCAAGCTGCCTACCAAATCGGAGGTGCGGCGGTACTTCCTTTCCTTGCCTTGATCACCTCGCAGGTGACGGGAGTCCTCATTCTGAGTCCGCTCGTTCTGCTTGTGCTCGGGGCGGTGTTGATCCTTTTGGACATCTTCCTGATCCGCATGTCCACTCACTGGAGCAGCCGCGAAAAACTTGCTGGCACTCATTTGTAATCCTGATCGCATCCGGCAGGAATCCGCCCACCGGGCTGGCCTCATTCCCATCCTGTTGCAAACCTCCGCGACCCGGGGGGAACCGGATGTTCCTCACTACACCATAGACAGACTGGAGGACCTGATCCCGCTGACGGATTCTTTTTGCCGGGATGGGAGCAGACTAAGTCCCGGGAATCCCGATGAAACGGAGGCATATTCATGAAAAACGGAACCCGGCAAATCACTGTCGAAATTCCCGGGGAGCTGGACGACAAGCTGGAGAGCATCCTCCGGCACAGCAACCGGCGGGAGCTCCCCGAGGGGCCACCGGCGACCAAGTCCGGGCTGGTCCAAGATGCGCTCAACCTGTGGGTGGAGGATTATATCGCCAAGTTTGAGGATCCCCAGGACTGAACAAGTGAAACACCCCTACCACTGTGGGTAAAGGGGTGTCCACCGCATGAACCACCCCCGACCGTTGCATCCTATACGGGTAGGGGGTGGTTTCATGTTGCAGATATATCGGACGGGGACCGGCGGTAAGCTGACGGAGGTGAACAAAGCCGGGAGAGGTTGCTGGATTTCCCTGATCGATCCCACGGAAGAAGAGATCCGGCAGGTGGTCGCGGAGTGGAATCTGCCGCCCCATGTGATCCGGGACCCGCTGGACATCAACGAACGGTCCCGCATCGAACGGGAAGGGGATGCGCTTCTGGTCATCGTGGACATCCCCATCGATCGGGAGACCGACTCTCCCGAGGAGCGGTACGGGACGATTCCCTTAGGTGTGGTGGTGCACGAAGAGGTGTTCATCACGGTCTGTCTCCGGGATAACCCCATCCTGCAGGATTTCATCCGGGGACGTGTCCGGGAATTTTTCACGTACAAAAAGACCCGGTTTGTGTTGCAACTCCTTCGCCGCATGGCCCTCTATTATCTGGAGGACCTCAAAAAGATCAATCAAAAGACCGATGACATCGAAAAGGAGTTGCAACAATCCCTGAAGAACAAAGAATTGTTCACACTGCTCAGCCTGGAGAAAAGTCTGGTCTATTTCATGACCTCTCTGAACAGCAACAACCTGGTCATGGAAAAATTGCTGCGCAACCGCTATCTCCCCATGTTTAAAGAGGATGAAGACTTGTTGGAAGACACGTTGATCGAGATCAAGCAAGCCCTGGAGATGAGCCAAATCTACAGCTCCATCCTGAGTGGAATGATGGACGCCTTCGCATCGGTCATCTCCAACAACCAGAATCATGTGATGAAAGCCCTCACCTCCATCACCATCATCCTGTCCGTCCCCATCATGTTGGCCAGTCTGTACGGGATGAACGTCCCCCTGCCTTTTCAGGAGAATCCTCAAGCCTTCGCCGCCATTCTTTTTCTCTCCCTGTTCCTCTCTTTTCTGACGGCCCTCATCTTCTGGAAAAAACGCTTCTTTTGACTTAGGGTGTATCTGATAAATCTCTGGGCCGAGCCGGTCGGGATGGGGTTTCACATGACCTTTTCGTTGTTCTGACGATCCAAAATCACTCCATGTGAAACCCCACCCTCCCTCTCTTACTCTCACAACGTCTCACATTCCACGGAAAATTGAATTGATCTGCCACGCCCTAACACAGCTTCACCAGTTTGCGGATCGTGCCCGTCACTTCTCTCTTCCCCTCTGCAAAACGACTGTCCTGCTCCCTTAATCGCAGGGGAAGCCCCTGTTTGGGAAACAGGGTGATCCCCAACTCATAATCGACCCGGGTCCCGGGTGGAATTTCGAAGCGGAACCGTTGCACCAGCAGGGAGAGAATCACCTTGATCGTCTGGGTGGCAAAGGAAGCTCCGAGGCACATGCGCGGACCTGCCGAAAAGGGCAGATATTCGTAAGGAGAGGGTCGGAGGTGCTCCCAGCGTCCGGGCCGGAAGCACTCCGGTTCCCGATACAGTTCCGGAGAGTGATGGGTGTGAAAAGGACTGTAGATCACTTCAGTTCCCGCCGGAATTTCATACTCCCCCAACCCGGTTTCCCGGGCAGCGATCCGCCATCCCAGAGAAGCCGGGGGCAGGATACGCAAGCTCTCTTTCACAGTCAGATCCAGCAGGGACAACCTCCCTATCCGCTCCGCCGGGGGCGCTTCCCCGCCCAGGTGACCCTGTAATTCTTCGTGGAGATCCGATAGAACCGCCGGATGGTTGACCAGCAGAAACAAGCTCCAGGTCACCGCATTGGCGGTCGTTTCATATCCCGCCATCAGCATGGAAAAGCCATGGCCCACCAGTTCCTCTTCGCTCAATCCCTCCCCCTGTTCATCCCGGGATGCTTTCAACAAGCTCAGTACACTCCGGGGTGGCCCCCCGGAATCGGGAGCCTGGATGATCTTTCGGATCTCTTGTTCAATAATCTCCGCCTCCTCGCAAATCCGGTGCAGAGGAGACCCCGGCAAATTGGGAGACCAGGTTTTCCCCAGATTGGGCAGTCGCTTCAGCCACTCCTCTGTCAACGCGGCAAGTTCCGGCACCGAGGACGAATCCACCCCGAAGAAGGTCTTCCAGACCACCTGCAGAACCAGGCGCTTCATCTCCAGTTCCACATCCACCACTGTCTCCGGTTTCCACCCGCCGATAAAGTTCTCGACAACTTCCCCCGTCACCCGGCAAAAGGCCTCCACACTCTTCCTGTGGAAGGGGGGCCACACCAACTGCCGTTGCCGCCGATGTTCCGCCCCGTTGTAACTGAACAGTCCGGTGGTGATCCGTCTCAACGCCTCCGACCCCCGGGGCAACAGGGAGGCGATCAAGGAGGCGGAATGGAAGGTGTCCGCTTCCCGCAGAATCTTCTCATTTTGCCTGGGGCCAAATGCAAAGATTGTCCCGGGGCAGTCCGGGTTATGGACATACAAACTGTCGTTTCCTCCCCGAACCAGTGCTGTCACATCCCCGTACTTCCGCCGTGCCCGGGACATGTATTCCAGGGGATCCGAGGAAAAATGGAGAACGTTTGCCACCGAGTCCCCTCCTCTCGACGGGGATGGACCGGGGATCGATCGATAATCGGCCATGAAAGTACCTCCCGAGGTGTGAGATGTGTTTCATTTATATGAATCGTTCCATGAAAAAAACCGGACATTTCCGCCCGGTGCTAAATCCACTTTATTTCTAAACCGCCAGTCCCCTGCTGACAGAGCGTGCCTCCAACCGCTTCACCCAGAACAGAATGACCGCGCCCATCAGGCTGGAGAATCCAAACAACAGATACGTCCCCGAGATCCCTGTCCAATCGGAGATCATCCCGCCGAACAAAGTGAAGACGGAATTCCCCAGGCCGGTACCCGCTGCGGCATACAGTGAGATCGCCGTGGTCCGCACCTCCCGGGGAGCGAGATCCCGCACGTACTGCAAAGAGGCGGGAATAAACAGCCCCACGGACAAACCCTGGCTGACCGTGGTCAAATACACCCAGGTGATGGAGGGTTCCATCGTATAGAACAGCCAGCGTGCACCGGACACCAGAGCGGCGAACAACGCCAACGCCAACGCCCCCCGACGGCGAATCCAGTGACCCGCCATTCGCATAAAGGGGGCTTCACTCCCCGCCGCCAACAGAAATCCCAGTCCCACGCCGGCCACAGTTCCGCCCAGGTCCTGAACGAGGAGGCCAAAATAGACGTTGTTGGCATGAACCGGCCCGTAAATGAGAAAAGTGGCCAACAGAAACAGGTTAAACCGGCGCAGACGGATCAGCCGGGACAGACCCGCCCGCAGATCGACAGCCAGGAAAGCCTCCTCCCGGGGCAACCTCAATCCGGTCCCCGCCGCCAGACACAGGGCCACCGCAAATCCAAAGAAAATCACGGTCAGTCCCAGTCGTTCCGCCGCTTCCCCCATCACCCAGGTGGCACTGGCAAAGCCGATGGCGCCCCACAGCCTGAGAGTTCCGTAATCCCCGCCCGTCCGCTGGACAGCGCTGAGGGCGATGCTGTCGGAGATCGGCACGATCGCACTCTGAAAGGCAGCCAGCACACCCGCCAACACCACCATCCAGACATAGGAGTCCAACCCGAGATAAACCAGCCCCAAGGTCCCGGTCATCAGCAGGGTGAAAACCAACACCTGATTGGGACGACGGGTGTAATCACAGATCATCCCCCAAAAGGGCTGAACCAGCATCATCACGATGGGTCCGATTGCCAGAATGATCCCGATTTCCCCCCCGCTCAAGCCCACCTCATTTTTGAAATAGACGCTCAATAACGGGAAAAACCCTCCAAATCCAAAAAAGAACAAATAATAAAAAAGACTGAAAGAAATCCGTCCGCTCTTCTCTCCCTGTTTCAAACCGCTTCTCCCTCTCCCATGCCGTGCTTGTCCCATCCTAGCCCGGCTCAATCATCCCATTATTGTACTTCACCCCGCCCCCACTTCCAAGCAAAATTTGTTTTGAAGGAAAAAGCCGGGCCCAAACAGCCCGGCCGCTCCTTTATGATTTTTCCGGAAATTCCGCCACCACACGCGTCCCCAGGCCGCCCCGGGGATTCCAGAGGGCTTCCACTCTCATCCGCTTCGGTTTGGCCACTGCCGCCAGTTCCTCTAAAATACGACGGGTGGCATGCTCCTGATAGATGCCCACATTACGATAAGAAGTGAGGTAATACTTCAATGACTTCATCTCGATCAGATGGCGGTCCGGCACAAAGGTGATCTTGATCTCTGCAAAGTCAGGCAGACCCGACCAGGGACAGACAGAGGTGAACTCCGCCGTCGGGATCTCCACCTCCACCTCTTTCCCCGGATATTCGTAAGGAATCGTCTCCAGGATCTCCGTCAGAATCACCGACTCATCCTGGGTGTCAAAGCGGATGTTTTGGTATTTGCTGTGATCCACTTTCACGTTGCCCATGAAGCCTCTCCTCCTTCAATCCTCGGTGTTTCTTCCTTGCCGGTTCCGTTACGGATCCGTCCGGCCAGCGCCATCAACCGGTCCTTTTCGCGATCCATGCAACTTCTCCTTTCTTCAACGCACGATCCGCCTCCATGGAAAACCCCCGCGGAACGCCGCGGGGGTGGAAAGTCCGATCCATGGTCAAAGGAAGTCGGACCGCGCGTTCCCTAGTTTTGTTTTTGGAGAGGCGGGAGTTTCGAACTCTCCGGCTTCATTTTGGTGAAGCCTCATCCATTGTATCAGAAATAACGGAGGAATTGATTTGTTCTCTACGAGAAAAACAGTAACGTCTCATCGGTGCCCTTTGGGCTCACCCCTCCCCCTCCATCCATCGGACCAAGGGGCTGAGTATCTTTTCCAATAACCGGGTGGGACCGGGGAGATCCGGAAAATAGAGAAGCAGGACGGCCAGCACCCATCCCAGTGCCACAAGAATGAACAGGACCGCTTTTTCCTTCCTTCTCCCCTGATTGATCATCCACCATTCATACCGCCCGATCAACAACAGGATTAGGGTGATACCGAGCAGGATCATACCTTTCATTTCTTTTTCACCTTTTCCATAGGCAGGCCGGCGGGCCGGTTGGTCATCCCTACCCGTTCCACATCCACCTTCACTTGCACTTTCACCTTGACTCGGGGAAAGACCTGATCCCACCGATCCTTCACCTGTTCCCATTCCCGGGGATACCTGCGGTGAAAGGTTTCAGCAAACCCCAAAATATCCGCTTTCAAATCATGCTGCACTTTCTGCAGCATCTTCTGCGCCAGCGTATAGATCTCTTTTTCCGCCGCTTCTTCCACCATCCGGACAAATCGGGGATTCCTCATGGACAGATCCGTCTCATTCACCTCAATGTCATCCTCTGCATGAATCCGGACAGTCATCCGCCATTCGCCCTGCTCGATCTTTGGGATCATGTCCACTTGGGAATTGACGACTCTTATCCCTATATCTCTCCGTCCCTCGGGTATTTTCAAAGATATGACTCCATTTTTCATTTCGTTGCGATGCCATAAAACCCCCTCAGTAATTTCCTGGTTCAGTTTTCCAACCCACTTCCCTTTTTTAAGTATCGCCGATCC is part of the Kroppenstedtia eburnea genome and harbors:
- a CDS encoding magnesium transporter CorA family protein; the encoded protein is MLQIYRTGTGGKLTEVNKAGRGCWISLIDPTEEEIRQVVAEWNLPPHVIRDPLDINERSRIEREGDALLVIVDIPIDRETDSPEERYGTIPLGVVVHEEVFITVCLRDNPILQDFIRGRVREFFTYKKTRFVLQLLRRMALYYLEDLKKINQKTDDIEKELQQSLKNKELFTLLSLEKSLVYFMTSLNSNNLVMEKLLRNRYLPMFKEDEDLLEDTLIEIKQALEMSQIYSSILSGMMDAFASVISNNQNHVMKALTSITIILSVPIMLASLYGMNVPLPFQENPQAFAAILFLSLFLSFLTALIFWKKRFF
- a CDS encoding cytochrome P450, which encodes MANVLHFSSDPLEYMSRARRKYGDVTALVRGGNDSLYVHNPDCPGTIFAFGPRQNEKILREADTFHSASLIASLLPRGSEALRRITTGLFSYNGAEHRRQRQLVWPPFHRKSVEAFCRVTGEVVENFIGGWKPETVVDVELEMKRLVLQVVWKTFFGVDSSSVPELAALTEEWLKRLPNLGKTWSPNLPGSPLHRICEEAEIIEQEIRKIIQAPDSGGPPRSVLSLLKASRDEQGEGLSEEELVGHGFSMLMAGYETTANAVTWSLFLLVNHPAVLSDLHEELQGHLGGEAPPAERIGRLSLLDLTVKESLRILPPASLGWRIAARETGLGEYEIPAGTEVIYSPFHTHHSPELYREPECFRPGRWEHLRPSPYEYLPFSAGPRMCLGASFATQTIKVILSLLVQRFRFEIPPGTRVDYELGITLFPKQGLPLRLREQDSRFAEGKREVTGTIRKLVKLC
- a CDS encoding MFS transporter; the protein is MKQGEKSGRISFSLFYYLFFFGFGGFFPLLSVYFKNEVGLSGGEIGIILAIGPIVMMLVQPFWGMICDYTRRPNQVLVFTLLMTGTLGLVYLGLDSYVWMVVLAGVLAAFQSAIVPISDSIALSAVQRTGGDYGTLRLWGAIGFASATWVMGEAAERLGLTVIFFGFAVALCLAAGTGLRLPREEAFLAVDLRAGLSRLIRLRRFNLFLLATFLIYGPVHANNVYFGLLVQDLGGTVAGVGLGFLLAAGSEAPFMRMAGHWIRRRGALALALFAALVSGARWLFYTMEPSITWVYLTTVSQGLSVGLFIPASLQYVRDLAPREVRTTAISLYAAAGTGLGNSVFTLFGGMISDWTGISGTYLLFGFSSLMGAVILFWVKRLEARSVSRGLAV
- the queF gene encoding preQ(1) synthase, which encodes MGNVKVDHSKYQNIRFDTQDESVILTEILETIPYEYPGKEVEVEIPTAEFTSVCPWSGLPDFAEIKITFVPDRHLIEMKSLKYYLTSYRNVGIYQEHATRRILEELAAVAKPKRMRVEALWNPRGGLGTRVVAEFPEKS